A window of Lytechinus pictus isolate F3 Inbred chromosome 7, Lp3.0, whole genome shotgun sequence contains these coding sequences:
- the LOC129283648 gene encoding beta-4C adrenergic receptor-like — protein MDDLYTVQMDSTLNVTTTFQPTIPLIYTSQTHVEVIASLTITIGILGIVGNLMVFLAVALSKGLQNSTNVFVVSLSISDFISAITLPFQGASVLSESGWPFRKGLCDLLGALFIWTNSTSILTITAIAVNRYIIITKTIRVQQRIYTHCGNTLMVALLWTFPFLVLVTPQLIPATGDIVYNPVYRLCIWDLEHPSAIVFQSIGSVIFISCSVIIAYCYAAIYRFVRRHVKKTENTLRESSENLEMTDQTNRKKPPKGPSIKQINITKNLAVVVVVFSICVLPYTLNLYVPLYSLYTAYLAVLVVLPNCLNPMIYAARHPLFKVVFKCMLTCRFRDIPHPSEWLKALLHNTGSANRTSQSSSTV, from the coding sequence ATGGATGACTTGTACACAGTCCAAATGGATAGCACTTTGAATGTTACTACAACTTTTCAACCAACTATACCCTTGATCTACACCAGCCAAACTCATGTTGAAGTCATTGCTTCCCTGACCATTACCATCGGAATACTGGGCATTGTTGGAAACTTAATGGTGTTCCTGGCTGTTGCCCTCTCAAAGGGTCTCCAGAACTCCACCAATGTCTTTGTGGTGAGTCTATCAATATCTGACTTCATTTCCGCCATTACTCTGCCATTTCAAGGTGCTTCAGTGCTCTCTGAGTCTGGCTGGCCTTTCAGGAAAGGACTGTGTGACCTCCTGGGAGCCTTATTCATCTGGACAAACTCAACCAGCATCCTGACTATAACAGCCATTGCAGTCAATCGTTATATCATTATCACTAAGACTATAAGAGTTCAGCAGAGGATCTATACACACTGTGGAAACACCTTGATGGTAGCACTGCTATGGACGTTTCCATTCCTGGTTTTGGTGACTCCTCAGCTCATTCCTGCAACAGGTGATATAGTGTATAATCCTGTCTACAGGTTGTGTATCTGGGATTTGGAACATCCTTCAGCCATTGTGTTTCAAAGCATAGGCTCGGTTATCTTCATCAGTTGCTCCGTCATCATAGCCTACTGCTATGCAGCAATCTATCGCTTTGTCCGAAGACATGTCAAGAAGACAGAAAACACCCTCAGAGAATCAAGTGAAAACTTAGAAATGACAGATCAAACCAACAGAAAGAAGCCACCGAAAGGCCCAAGCATCAAGCAAATCAATATCACCAAGAACTTGGCTGTGGTTGTGGTGGTATTCTCCATCTGTGTTCTGCCATACACCCTAAACCTGTATGTACCATTGTATAGCTTATACACAGCCTACCTAGCTGTTCTTGTGGTTCTTCCCAATTGTTTGAACCCTATGATCTATGCAGCACGGCACCCTCTATTCAAGGTAGTCTTTAAATGCATGTTAACCTGCAGGTTCCGGGATATCCCTCATCCTTCTGAATGGCTCAAAGCTCTTCTTCATAATACAGGTTCTGCCAACAGAACCTCACAGTCCAGCTCTACAGTTTGA